A genomic window from Pseudomonas alcaligenes includes:
- a CDS encoding DUF1302 domain-containing protein yields MTRIKRPGIFQPHTLALAVALGAAAPVQAVTFSIGEIEGQFDSALSVGASWSMRGADPDLVGSANGGSGFTQTGDDGRLNFKKGETFSKIFKGIHDLELRYGDTGVFVRGKYWYDFELKDESRLFKDIDDSNRKQGAQASGAEILDAFVYHNYAIAEQPGSVRLGKQVVSWGESTFIGNGINSINPVDVAAFRRPGAEIKEGLIPVNMFYVAQSLSENLSAEAFYQLEWDQTVLDNCGTFFASSDVAADGCDDNYNILDAGTVNTLMGLQPLLSSLGVTVEEEGLLVPRGGDRDARDDGQFGAALRWMGDEAEYAAYFINYHSRTPNLSMQNASAADITNALTTLGGALAQPILLGRGSYFFEYPEDIRLYGLSFSTSLPTGTAWSGEISYRPNMPLQINTTDMTGKLATSVAGALAEGGFAAALGQAGAISRGYNRKEVTQAQTTLTHFFDQVMGADRLTLVGELGVTHIGGLESQSEVRYGRDSIYGSPYGSAASNRASAAEYGYHGFYTSTSWGYRARAIWDYSDVFAGINLKPNLSWSHDVDGYGPTFNEGAKAISVGVDAEYANTYTASLSYTDFFGGDYNPIVDRDFLAFSVGVNF; encoded by the coding sequence ATGACAAGAATAAAAAGGCCCGGAATCTTCCAGCCGCACACCCTCGCCCTGGCCGTCGCACTGGGGGCCGCGGCCCCGGTACAGGCCGTCACCTTCAGCATCGGGGAGATCGAAGGCCAGTTCGACTCCGCCCTCTCGGTCGGCGCCAGCTGGTCGATGCGCGGCGCCGACCCGGACCTGGTCGGCAGCGCCAACGGTGGCAGCGGCTTCACCCAGACCGGTGACGACGGTCGCCTGAACTTCAAGAAGGGCGAGACCTTCTCGAAGATCTTCAAGGGCATCCACGACCTCGAACTGCGCTACGGCGACACCGGCGTGTTCGTCCGTGGCAAGTACTGGTACGACTTCGAGCTGAAGGACGAGAGCCGCCTGTTCAAGGATATCGACGACTCCAACCGCAAGCAGGGTGCACAGGCCTCCGGTGCGGAGATCCTCGATGCCTTCGTCTACCACAACTACGCCATCGCCGAGCAGCCGGGCTCGGTGCGCCTGGGCAAGCAGGTGGTGAGCTGGGGCGAGAGCACCTTCATCGGCAATGGCATCAACTCGATCAACCCGGTCGACGTCGCCGCCTTCCGCCGCCCGGGCGCGGAGATCAAGGAAGGCCTGATCCCGGTCAACATGTTCTATGTCGCGCAGAGCCTGAGCGAGAACCTTTCGGCCGAGGCCTTCTACCAGCTGGAATGGGACCAGACGGTGCTGGACAACTGCGGCACCTTCTTCGCCTCCAGCGACGTGGCCGCCGACGGCTGCGACGACAACTACAACATCCTCGACGCCGGCACGGTCAACACCCTGATGGGCCTGCAGCCGCTGCTCTCCAGCCTCGGCGTGACGGTGGAGGAAGAGGGTCTGCTGGTGCCGCGTGGCGGCGACCGCGATGCCCGCGACGACGGCCAGTTCGGCGCGGCCCTGCGCTGGATGGGCGACGAGGCGGAATACGCCGCCTATTTCATCAACTACCACAGCCGCACACCCAACCTGAGCATGCAGAACGCCAGCGCGGCGGACATCACCAATGCCCTGACCACCCTCGGCGGCGCCCTGGCCCAGCCGATCCTGCTCGGCCGCGGCAGCTACTTCTTCGAGTACCCCGAGGACATCCGCCTGTATGGCCTGAGCTTCTCCACCTCACTGCCCACCGGCACCGCCTGGTCCGGCGAGATCAGCTACCGGCCGAACATGCCGCTGCAGATCAACACCACCGACATGACTGGCAAGCTCGCCACCTCGGTGGCCGGCGCCCTGGCCGAAGGCGGTTTCGCCGCCGCCCTGGGCCAGGCCGGCGCCATCAGCCGAGGCTACAACCGCAAGGAAGTGACCCAGGCGCAGACCACCCTGACCCACTTCTTCGACCAGGTCATGGGCGCCGACCGCCTGACCCTGGTGGGCGAGCTGGGCGTGACCCACATCGGCGGCCTGGAGAGCCAGAGCGAAGTGCGCTACGGCCGCGACTCGATCTACGGTTCGCCCTACGGCAGCGCCGCCTCCAACCGGGCCTCGGCCGCGGAGTATGGCTACCACGGCTTCTACACCAGCACCTCGTGGGGCTATCGCGCCCGTGCCATCTGGGACTACAGCGACGTGTTCGCCGGCATCAACCTCAAGCCCAACCTCTCCTGGTCGCACGACGTCGACGGCTACGGCCCGACCTTCAACGAAGGCGCCAAGGCGATCAGCGTCGGGGTCGATGCCGAGTACGCCAACACCTACACCGCCAGCCTGTCCTACACCGACTTCTTCGGCGGCGACTACAACCCGATCGTCGATCGCGACTTCCTCGCCTTCAGCGTCGGCGTGAACTTCTAA
- a CDS encoding sigma-54-dependent transcriptional regulator, giving the protein MSDALTVLIVEDDPHVLLGCQQALQLEDIASVGVGSAEEALARVEADFAGIVVSDIRLPGMDGLQLLAELKRRDPRLPVVLITGHGDIGMAVGAMRDGAWDFIEKPFSPERLVEVVRRALEQRGLAREVSALRRQLAGRQALEQRIIGRSPAMQRLRELIANVADTGANVLIEGETGTGKELVARCLHDFSRRQGKEFVALNCGGLPESLFESEIFGHEANAFTGAGKRRIGKIEHADGGSLFLDEIESMPLALQIKLLRVLQEHSLERLGSNQPIAVDCRVIAATKADLAELGQRGEFRSDLYYRLNVVSLELPPLRDRREDILLLFEHFLQQSALRFDRAVPELDRATASALQAHDWPGNVRELRNVAERFALGLPVFKHSGAAPDGSGASFAEAVEAFERNLLGAALERHAGNLSQAAQALGMAKTTLFDKVKKYGL; this is encoded by the coding sequence ATGTCTGACGCGCTGACCGTGCTGATCGTCGAGGACGACCCCCACGTACTGCTCGGCTGCCAGCAGGCCCTGCAGCTGGAAGACATCGCCAGCGTCGGCGTCGGCAGCGCCGAGGAAGCGCTGGCCAGGGTCGAGGCCGACTTCGCCGGCATCGTCGTCAGCGACATCCGCCTGCCGGGCATGGACGGCCTGCAGCTACTGGCCGAACTCAAGCGCCGCGACCCGCGCCTGCCGGTGGTGCTGATCACCGGCCATGGCGACATCGGCATGGCGGTGGGCGCCATGCGCGACGGCGCCTGGGACTTCATCGAGAAGCCCTTCTCCCCCGAGCGCCTGGTCGAGGTGGTGCGTCGCGCCCTGGAGCAGCGCGGCCTGGCCCGCGAGGTCAGCGCGCTGCGCCGCCAGCTGGCCGGGCGCCAGGCCCTGGAGCAGCGCATCATCGGCCGCTCGCCGGCCATGCAGCGCCTGCGCGAACTGATCGCCAATGTCGCCGATACCGGCGCCAACGTGCTGATCGAGGGCGAGACCGGCACCGGCAAGGAGCTGGTGGCACGCTGCCTGCACGACTTCAGCCGACGCCAGGGCAAGGAGTTCGTCGCCCTCAACTGCGGCGGCCTGCCGGAAAGCCTGTTCGAGAGCGAGATCTTCGGCCACGAGGCCAACGCCTTCACCGGCGCCGGCAAGCGCCGTATCGGCAAGATCGAGCACGCCGACGGCGGCTCGCTGTTCCTCGACGAGATCGAGAGCATGCCGCTGGCCCTGCAGATCAAGCTGCTGCGGGTGCTGCAGGAACACAGCCTGGAGCGCCTCGGCTCGAACCAGCCGATCGCCGTGGACTGCCGGGTGATCGCCGCGACCAAGGCCGACCTGGCCGAGCTGGGCCAGCGCGGCGAGTTCCGCAGCGACCTGTACTACCGGCTCAACGTGGTCAGCCTGGAGCTGCCGCCGCTGCGCGACCGCCGCGAGGACATCCTGCTGCTGTTCGAGCACTTCCTGCAGCAGTCGGCGCTGCGCTTCGACCGCGCCGTGCCCGAGCTCGACCGCGCCACCGCCAGCGCCCTGCAGGCCCACGACTGGCCGGGCAACGTGCGCGAACTGCGCAACGTGGCCGAGCGCTTCGCCCTCGGCCTGCCGGTGTTCAAGCACAGCGGCGCGGCGCCGGACGGCAGCGGCGCGAGCTTCGCCGAGGCGGTCGAGGCCTTCGAGCGCAACCTGCTCGGTGCCGCCCTGGAGCGCCACGCCGGCAACCTCAGCCAGGCCGCCCAGGCCCTGGGCATGGCCAAGACCACGCTGTTCGACAAGGTGAAGAAGTACGGGCTCTAG